A window from Nocardioides mesophilus encodes these proteins:
- a CDS encoding ABC transporter ATP-binding protein, whose translation MPDHTPSTDLATGRPAGAAARASHGVSIQLVELTKQYPGQPAPAVERVSMDIAPGEMVMFLGPSGCGKTTTMKMINRLIEPTSGQILIDGQDVLKLDPNELRRSIGYVIQQIGLFPHMTIGENIELVPRLLGWSKTRTRERVAELLDLVGLDPSVYRERYPRQLSGGQQQRVGVARALAADPPVMLMDEPFGATDPITREHLQNEFLRLQKEIRKTIIFVTHDFDEAVRLGDRIAVLRDRSAIAQFDTPERILSAPADDYVASFVGSAAAIRRMGLTTVADALRLVSLDPSGPAADATVDVSASIRDAIDAMLRSGSSHVDVRDDSGSVIGSLGFDRVCELWARAGQGGSHVA comes from the coding sequence GTGCCTGACCACACCCCGTCCACCGACCTGGCGACCGGGCGACCCGCCGGCGCCGCGGCCCGCGCCTCGCACGGCGTCAGCATCCAGCTCGTCGAGCTGACCAAGCAGTACCCCGGCCAGCCCGCACCCGCGGTCGAGCGGGTCTCCATGGACATCGCGCCCGGTGAGATGGTGATGTTCCTCGGGCCGTCCGGCTGCGGCAAGACCACCACGATGAAGATGATCAACCGGCTGATCGAGCCGACCAGCGGCCAGATCCTCATCGACGGACAGGACGTGCTGAAGCTCGACCCCAACGAGCTGCGGCGCAGCATCGGGTACGTCATCCAGCAGATCGGGCTGTTCCCGCACATGACCATCGGCGAGAACATCGAGCTGGTGCCTCGGCTGCTGGGCTGGTCCAAGACCCGGACCCGCGAGCGCGTCGCGGAGCTTCTCGACCTCGTCGGGCTCGATCCATCCGTCTACCGGGAGCGTTACCCCCGGCAGCTCTCCGGTGGCCAGCAGCAGCGGGTGGGGGTGGCCCGGGCCCTCGCCGCGGACCCCCCGGTGATGCTGATGGACGAGCCGTTCGGCGCCACCGACCCGATCACCCGCGAGCACCTGCAGAACGAGTTCCTGCGGCTGCAGAAGGAGATCCGCAAGACCATCATCTTCGTCACCCACGACTTCGACGAGGCGGTCCGGCTCGGCGACCGGATCGCGGTGCTCCGGGACCGGTCGGCGATCGCGCAGTTCGACACTCCCGAGCGGATCCTGTCAGCGCCTGCCGACGACTACGTGGCCAGCTTCGTCGGCTCCGCGGCCGCGATCCGGCGCATGGGTCTGACCACGGTCGCGGACGCGCTGCGACTGGTGAGCCTGGACCCGTCCGGTCCGGCGGCGGACGCCACGGTCGACGTCTCCGCGAGCATCCGGGACGCCATCGACGCCATGCTGCGCAGCGGCAGCAGCCACGTCGACGTACGCGACGACAGCGGCTCGGTGATCGGCAGTCTCGGGTTCGACAGGGTCTGCGAGCTGTGGGCGCGGGCCGGGCAGGGAGGCAGTCATGTCGCTTGA
- a CDS encoding ABC transporter permease translates to MSLDALDTAYEVRPAERWSRRALLNHLMTPALLVGVVLGLYGWVQAQDLDSIETRVLNRPAIIDATLQHLQLTAIASVLVILIAIPLGILLTRRGMQWLTPFALGLANIGQAAPALGVLVILAMLFSVGERIAIAALVVSAVLPVLRNTIVGIQQVDRNLVEAARGMGLTPGQVLRKIEIPLAVPVMLAGLRTTIIICVGVATVATFINAGGLGDIIVAGIKTVRTPILVTGAVLTAVIAFSLDWLAGMLENFLRPHGL, encoded by the coding sequence ATGTCGCTTGACGCCCTCGACACCGCCTACGAGGTCCGACCGGCCGAGCGCTGGTCGCGACGGGCGCTGCTGAACCACCTGATGACGCCGGCGCTGCTGGTCGGGGTCGTGCTCGGACTCTACGGCTGGGTGCAGGCCCAGGACCTGGACAGCATCGAGACGCGGGTGCTCAACCGGCCGGCGATCATCGACGCGACGCTGCAGCACCTGCAGCTGACCGCGATCGCCTCGGTGCTGGTGATCCTGATCGCGATCCCGCTGGGCATCCTGCTGACCCGGCGGGGGATGCAGTGGCTCACCCCGTTCGCGCTGGGGCTGGCCAACATCGGGCAGGCGGCCCCGGCCCTCGGGGTGCTGGTCATCCTGGCGATGCTGTTCTCGGTCGGGGAGCGGATCGCCATCGCCGCCCTGGTCGTGAGTGCCGTGCTTCCCGTGCTGCGCAACACGATCGTCGGCATCCAGCAGGTCGACCGCAACCTGGTCGAGGCGGCCCGCGGCATGGGGCTGACCCCCGGGCAGGTGCTCCGCAAGATCGAGATCCCGCTGGCGGTGCCGGTCATGCTGGCCGGACTGCGCACCACCATCATCATCTGCGTCGGGGTGGCCACGGTGGCTACCTTCATCAACGCCGGAGGACTCGGGGACATCATCGTCGCCGGCATCAAGACCGTCCGCACGCCCATCCTCGTGACCGGGGCGGTCCTCACGGCCGTCATCGCGTTCAGCCTGGACTGGTTGGCCGGCATGCTCGAGAACTTCCTTCGCCCGCACGGGCTCTGA
- a CDS encoding glycine betaine ABC transporter substrate-binding protein has protein sequence MKHAKLLPLALTALMATSLAGCGGDSGGGEGSLSGASYVVGAKDFSEQDILANMTAMLLEKNGADAEAKRITGSVNTRTALESGDLDMYWEYTGTAWITYLKETKPIGDPEEQFDAVKKADAEKNDIAWLDHAEFNNTYALAVRSEYADEKGLATLSDLAALAASDPGEATICVESEFAARDDGLSGLLDAYGMDVPDDQVKTLDTGVIYTETDKGDTCNFGEVFATDGRIANLDLTVLEDDKKFFPVYQGAPTMKQATLDEHPEIADILAPLTAKLDTETMQKLNAEVDVDGLDAEDVAQKWLEDEGLL, from the coding sequence ATGAAGCACGCCAAGCTGCTGCCCCTTGCCCTCACCGCGCTGATGGCGACCTCGCTCGCCGGATGCGGCGGAGACTCCGGAGGCGGGGAGGGTTCGCTGTCCGGTGCGTCGTACGTCGTCGGCGCGAAGGACTTCAGCGAGCAGGACATCCTCGCGAACATGACCGCGATGCTGCTGGAGAAGAACGGCGCCGACGCGGAAGCCAAGCGGATCACCGGCTCGGTGAACACCCGCACCGCCCTGGAGTCCGGCGACCTGGACATGTACTGGGAGTACACCGGCACCGCGTGGATCACCTACCTCAAGGAGACCAAGCCGATCGGTGACCCCGAGGAGCAGTTCGACGCGGTCAAGAAGGCTGACGCGGAGAAGAACGACATCGCCTGGCTGGACCACGCGGAGTTCAACAACACCTACGCCCTGGCGGTCCGCTCCGAGTACGCCGACGAGAAGGGTCTCGCCACGCTGTCCGACCTGGCCGCCCTGGCCGCCAGCGACCCGGGGGAGGCGACCATCTGCGTGGAGAGCGAGTTCGCCGCCCGTGACGACGGCCTGAGTGGCCTGCTCGACGCCTACGGGATGGACGTCCCCGACGACCAGGTCAAGACCCTGGACACCGGGGTGATCTACACCGAGACCGACAAGGGCGACACCTGCAACTTCGGCGAGGTGTTCGCCACGGACGGCCGGATCGCCAACCTGGACCTGACCGTGCTCGAGGACGACAAGAAGTTCTTCCCCGTCTACCAGGGTGCGCCCACGATGAAGCAGGCGACGCTCGACGAGCACCCCGAGATCGCCGACATCCTGGCGCCGCTCACCGCCAAGCTCGACACCGAGACCATGCAGAAGCTCAACGCCGAGGTCGACGTGGACGGTCTGGACGCGGAGGACGTCGCCCAGAAGTGGCTCGAGGACGAGGGCCTGCTGTGA
- the fae gene encoding formaldehyde-activating enzyme has translation MSDVQLGESFIGKGAEAAHVNTVLGPREGAVGTAWATALAGPTVGHQPFVAILRPGLPVKPLTLFVNKATIEADAHGLLHWGPAQAGIAAGVADAVADGVVPADQVDELALIAAVWVNPAAADADLVYRNNREAVRTALAAGASGHPDLDDVLAARAHPRNPFYAAD, from the coding sequence GTGAGCGACGTCCAGCTGGGCGAGAGCTTCATCGGGAAGGGGGCGGAGGCGGCGCACGTCAACACCGTGCTCGGCCCTCGGGAGGGGGCTGTCGGCACCGCCTGGGCCACGGCCCTGGCCGGTCCCACCGTCGGCCACCAGCCGTTCGTGGCCATCCTCAGGCCGGGGCTGCCGGTCAAGCCGCTGACGCTCTTCGTCAACAAGGCCACGATCGAGGCGGACGCGCACGGGCTGCTGCACTGGGGTCCCGCCCAGGCGGGCATCGCCGCCGGAGTCGCCGACGCCGTCGCCGACGGGGTGGTTCCCGCAGACCAGGTCGACGAGCTCGCGCTGATCGCCGCGGTGTGGGTGAACCCCGCCGCCGCCGACGCCGACCTCGTCTACCGCAACAACCGCGAGGCGGTCAGGACCGCGCTGGCCGCGGGAGCGTCCGGGCACCCCGACCTCGACGACGTGCTTGCCGCCCGCGCCCACCCCCGGAACCCCTTCTACGCAGCGGACTGA
- a CDS encoding mandelate racemase/muconate lactonizing enzyme family protein, translating to MKITDIVLDRLRLDLDPPFRAAWDPVPRRHFDATVVRVETDEGVVGIGSGDTMDGFEAFQHLFIGTDPMRIMRHIRAIETINFHAGRFWPLEVALWDIVGKVTGVPVSTLFGNVGTRMPAYMSTGELKNPEERVESALAGHEQGFRAMKIRIDRTGIERGIASVRGVREALGDEFAIMVDLNQSWRMAGDVDPALDVKSVGRTVARLEELGVFWVEEPLPYTDLHGLKELRRGAGLRIAGGEMLPSFSDVLTYLEHDVLDIYQMDCVLAIGMHRTRTAAELAQHRNRQFTPHSWTNGIGVLANLHVAVGVGAAPYFEFPYDPTGWTIERRDFMLAEPVWIDDEGYVNVPDAPGLGVELDEEAVKRWRV from the coding sequence ATGAAGATCACCGACATCGTCCTGGACAGGCTGCGCCTCGACCTGGACCCACCGTTCCGGGCGGCCTGGGACCCGGTCCCGCGTCGCCACTTCGACGCCACGGTCGTGCGCGTCGAGACCGACGAGGGAGTCGTGGGCATCGGCTCGGGCGACACGATGGACGGCTTCGAGGCCTTCCAGCACCTGTTCATCGGCACCGACCCGATGCGGATCATGCGGCACATCCGGGCGATCGAGACGATCAACTTCCACGCCGGTCGGTTCTGGCCTCTGGAGGTCGCCCTGTGGGACATCGTCGGGAAGGTCACCGGGGTCCCGGTGTCGACCTTGTTCGGCAACGTGGGGACCCGGATGCCGGCGTACATGTCCACCGGTGAGCTGAAGAACCCGGAGGAACGCGTGGAGTCCGCGCTCGCCGGGCACGAGCAGGGTTTCCGGGCGATGAAGATCCGGATCGACCGCACCGGCATCGAGCGCGGCATCGCCTCGGTGCGCGGAGTGCGCGAGGCCCTCGGCGACGAGTTCGCGATCATGGTGGACCTCAACCAGAGCTGGCGGATGGCCGGCGACGTCGATCCCGCGCTGGACGTGAAGTCGGTCGGGCGCACGGTGGCGCGGCTCGAGGAGCTCGGCGTCTTCTGGGTCGAGGAGCCACTGCCCTACACCGACCTGCACGGGCTCAAGGAGCTCCGGCGCGGCGCCGGACTCCGGATCGCCGGCGGCGAGATGCTGCCGTCGTTCAGCGACGTGCTGACCTACCTCGAGCACGACGTGCTCGACATCTACCAGATGGACTGCGTGCTGGCGATCGGCATGCACCGGACCCGGACGGCGGCGGAGCTCGCACAGCACCGCAACCGGCAGTTCACGCCGCACAGCTGGACCAACGGGATCGGGGTGCTGGCCAACCTGCACGTCGCGGTCGGCGTCGGCGCCGCGCCGTACTTCGAGTTCCCCTACGACCCGACCGGCTGGACCATCGAGCGACGCGACTTCATGCTCGCCGAGCCGGTGTGGATCGACGACGAGGGCTACGTCAACGTGCCCGACGCACCCGGGCTCGGTGTCGAGCTCGACGAGGAAGCCGTGAAGAGGTGGAGAGTGTGA
- a CDS encoding aldehyde dehydrogenase encodes MSAELLGRTRDEWTKAADNLSIESRMFVDGGYRDATSGETFESRTPRDGSVLARVARGGADDVDRAVRAARAAFDDGRWRSLAPRARKQVLLRWAELIREHTEELALLETLDVGKPVNESVRVDVASAAYCIQWYAEALDKTYDEVAPSGEGSLVTITREPLGVVGAVVPWNYPLIITSWKLAPALATGNSVVLKPAEQSSLSALLLARLAVEAGIPDGVLNVVTGLGPEAGAALGRHPDVDKIAFTGSGEVGRMFLGYAAESNGKQVQLEAGGKSPQLVLADASNLTAAAEAVAWGICYNAGQTCNAGSRLVVDRAVREELMPQVLEVARSFVVGDPLDPATTMGPIVDQRQLDRVLAYLDIGRDEGAEVIGGARVATGTGGYYVEPAVLDKVSNDSRVAQEEIFGPVLSVVEFDGLEEGLRLANQTSYGLAASVWTSDLATGHRVARQLRAGTVWVNTFDATDVFAPFGGFKASGAGRDKSLHALDEYTGLKTTWFDLS; translated from the coding sequence GTGAGCGCGGAGCTGCTGGGACGCACCCGGGACGAGTGGACCAAGGCCGCCGACAACCTGAGCATCGAGAGCCGGATGTTCGTCGACGGCGGCTACCGCGACGCCACGTCGGGGGAGACGTTCGAGTCGCGCACCCCGCGCGACGGCAGCGTCCTGGCCCGCGTCGCCCGCGGCGGGGCCGACGACGTGGACCGGGCCGTGCGGGCCGCTCGGGCAGCCTTCGACGACGGCCGTTGGCGGAGCCTTGCTCCGCGGGCCCGCAAGCAGGTGCTGCTGCGCTGGGCCGAGCTGATCCGCGAGCACACCGAGGAGCTCGCACTGCTCGAGACCCTCGACGTCGGCAAGCCGGTCAACGAGTCCGTCCGGGTGGACGTCGCGTCCGCCGCGTACTGCATCCAGTGGTACGCCGAGGCGCTCGACAAGACCTACGACGAGGTGGCTCCGAGCGGCGAGGGGTCGCTGGTCACCATCACCCGCGAACCTCTCGGCGTGGTGGGCGCGGTGGTGCCCTGGAACTACCCGCTGATCATCACCAGCTGGAAGCTGGCGCCGGCGCTGGCGACCGGCAACAGCGTGGTGCTCAAGCCCGCCGAGCAGTCGTCGCTGTCCGCGCTGCTGCTGGCCCGGCTGGCCGTCGAGGCAGGTATCCCGGACGGGGTGCTGAACGTCGTCACCGGCCTCGGGCCGGAGGCCGGGGCGGCGCTGGGCCGGCACCCGGACGTGGACAAGATCGCGTTCACCGGGTCCGGTGAGGTCGGCCGGATGTTCCTCGGCTACGCCGCGGAGTCCAACGGCAAGCAGGTCCAGCTCGAGGCCGGCGGGAAGTCCCCGCAGCTGGTGCTCGCCGACGCCTCGAACCTGACCGCAGCGGCCGAGGCGGTGGCCTGGGGCATCTGCTACAACGCCGGTCAGACCTGCAACGCCGGCTCACGCCTGGTCGTGGACCGCGCGGTCCGCGAGGAGCTCATGCCCCAGGTCCTGGAGGTGGCGCGCAGCTTCGTGGTGGGGGACCCGCTGGACCCGGCGACCACCATGGGCCCGATCGTCGACCAGCGGCAGCTCGACCGCGTGCTGGCCTACCTCGACATCGGTCGTGACGAGGGGGCGGAGGTGATCGGGGGTGCGCGCGTGGCCACCGGGACCGGCGGCTACTACGTCGAACCCGCCGTGCTCGACAAGGTCTCCAACGACTCCCGCGTCGCGCAGGAGGAGATCTTCGGCCCGGTGCTCTCGGTCGTCGAGTTCGACGGTCTCGAGGAGGGCCTGCGGCTGGCCAACCAGACCAGCTACGGCCTGGCCGCCTCGGTGTGGACCAGTGACCTGGCGACCGGCCACCGCGTCGCACGGCAGCTGCGGGCGGGCACCGTGTGGGTCAACACCTTCGACGCCACCGACGTCTTCGCGCCGTTCGGCGGCTTCAAGGCCTCGGGGGCCGGTCGCGACAAGTCGCTGCACGCCCTCGACGAGTACACCGGTCTCAAGACCACCTGGTTCGACCTGTCCTGA
- a CDS encoding NAD(P)-dependent oxidoreductase, which produces MNVGFIGLGHMGGPMSLNLLRAGIAVTVHDLHRDAAEQQLALGATWADSPARLAAQVDVLVTMLPGPRQVEAVLLATGVAEALPAGSVWLDMSTSTPEAARNVGVVLERRGVHRLDAPVSGMAKGATDGTLQIFVGGEAAVLQRCRPLLEVMGDPERIFHVGGHGAGYTVKLMVNLLWFCHLVASAEVLTMGVKAGVDLEVLRQSLIASPAQSNFLENDVLGILERGDYDESFAMVLACKDLGLAVDLSRDVGVPVELSALVEQIYRRGKAKYGDLAGEMIPVRLYEDLAGLELRLPKGA; this is translated from the coding sequence GTGAACGTTGGCTTCATCGGACTCGGGCACATGGGCGGCCCGATGTCCCTCAACCTGCTCCGTGCCGGGATCGCCGTCACGGTGCACGACCTGCACCGGGACGCCGCCGAGCAGCAGCTCGCGCTCGGCGCCACCTGGGCGGACTCGCCGGCCCGGCTGGCCGCCCAGGTCGACGTCCTGGTGACGATGCTGCCCGGGCCCCGCCAGGTCGAGGCGGTGCTGCTCGCCACCGGGGTGGCCGAGGCGCTGCCGGCCGGGTCGGTCTGGCTGGACATGTCCACGTCCACGCCGGAGGCGGCCCGCAACGTCGGGGTGGTCCTCGAGCGCCGCGGCGTGCACCGGCTGGACGCGCCGGTGAGCGGGATGGCGAAGGGCGCCACCGACGGCACCCTGCAGATCTTCGTCGGCGGTGAGGCAGCGGTGCTGCAGCGCTGCCGCCCGCTGCTGGAGGTCATGGGAGACCCGGAGCGGATCTTCCACGTCGGAGGTCACGGGGCCGGCTACACCGTCAAGCTGATGGTCAACCTGCTCTGGTTCTGCCACCTGGTCGCCTCGGCGGAGGTGCTGACGATGGGCGTGAAGGCGGGCGTCGACCTGGAGGTGCTGCGGCAGTCGCTGATCGCCAGCCCGGCGCAGTCCAACTTCCTCGAGAACGACGTGCTCGGGATCCTCGAGCGCGGGGACTACGACGAGTCCTTCGCCATGGTGCTGGCCTGCAAGGACCTGGGCCTGGCCGTGGACCTCTCCCGCGACGTCGGCGTACCCGTCGAGCTGTCCGCGCTCGTCGAGCAGATCTACCGGCGCGGCAAGGCGAAGTACGGCGACCTGGCCGGCGAGATGATCCCGGTGCGGCTCTACGAGGACCTCGCCGGGCTCGAGCTGCGACTGCCGAAGGGAGCCTGA
- a CDS encoding iron-containing alcohol dehydrogenase codes for MDARSRVLTRLADLNLSLEPNAHVELGAGAVARLPQALAAVGQRRAFVVTDRGLRATGIVDRVLDLLREAGIETDLFDGVEPNPSTDSIDQAAEQVRQFGEAAVVAVGGGSALDAAKGIALLAANPGVAADYDYRAVPQSPGRPIVAVPTTAGTGAETNGFGVIEDRTARCKVYLGHGSVRPRQVILDPELTLGLPALATAATGMDALVHGIESLASRGANPFSVAYATQAVTLVADSLVAAVEDGSDLEARSRLLVGSHLAGLALSLSGLGLVHGIAHAVTNHCGAPHGLALTSVLDEVMSRSVPAATGPYAVVATAMGVGSSASSAEENARAAVRAVRELADRVQARLPLRELGLQQDAVAAVARGALADAVSSNHPRQFSQAEVEQVLVGAW; via the coding sequence ATGGACGCGCGCTCGCGGGTGCTCACCAGACTGGCGGACCTCAACCTCAGCCTGGAGCCGAACGCCCATGTGGAGCTGGGGGCCGGCGCCGTGGCCAGGCTGCCGCAGGCCCTGGCAGCGGTCGGCCAGCGCCGCGCGTTCGTGGTCACCGACAGAGGTCTGCGGGCGACCGGGATCGTGGACCGCGTGCTGGACCTGCTGCGCGAGGCGGGCATCGAGACAGACCTCTTCGACGGCGTCGAGCCGAACCCCTCGACGGACTCCATCGACCAGGCCGCCGAGCAGGTGCGGCAGTTCGGCGAGGCCGCCGTGGTCGCGGTCGGAGGCGGGTCCGCGCTCGACGCCGCCAAGGGCATCGCCCTGCTGGCGGCCAACCCCGGGGTCGCCGCCGACTACGACTACCGCGCCGTCCCGCAGTCACCGGGCCGGCCGATCGTGGCCGTCCCGACGACGGCGGGCACCGGGGCGGAGACCAACGGCTTCGGCGTCATCGAGGACCGGACCGCCCGCTGCAAGGTCTACCTCGGCCACGGGTCGGTGCGGCCCCGGCAGGTCATCCTGGACCCCGAGCTGACCCTCGGCCTACCCGCGCTGGCGACCGCCGCCACCGGCATGGACGCACTGGTCCACGGCATCGAGTCGCTGGCCTCGCGGGGAGCGAACCCGTTCTCGGTGGCCTACGCCACCCAGGCGGTGACGCTGGTCGCCGACAGCCTGGTGGCCGCGGTGGAGGACGGATCCGACCTCGAGGCCCGGTCCCGGCTGCTGGTCGGCTCCCACCTGGCCGGGCTCGCGCTCTCCCTCAGCGGGCTCGGGCTCGTGCACGGGATCGCGCACGCGGTGACCAACCACTGCGGGGCACCGCACGGGCTCGCCCTCACTTCGGTGCTCGACGAGGTGATGAGCCGTTCGGTGCCGGCGGCGACCGGCCCCTACGCGGTCGTCGCCACGGCGATGGGAGTGGGCTCGTCCGCGTCGAGCGCGGAGGAGAACGCCCGGGCCGCGGTGCGCGCGGTGCGCGAGCTGGCCGACCGGGTGCAGGCGCGGCTGCCGCTGCGCGAGCTCGGCCTGCAGCAGGACGCGGTGGCCGCCGTGGCGCGCGGCGCGCTGGCCGATGCGGTCAGCAGCAACCATCCACGGCAGTTCTCCCAGGCCGAGGTCGAGCAGGTCCTGGTGGGTGCGTGGTGA
- a CDS encoding NAD-dependent succinate-semialdehyde dehydrogenase produces the protein MTEDRSAGAARRDALAAAESSVLAEAGTGAYIGGSWVEAGSGRTLEVLDPATERVLASVADAGPADGLAALDAACAAQSDWAASPPRQRAEVLRAAFELLTARAEEMALLITLEMGKPLAESRGEVAYAAEFLRWFAEQAAHVGGTYRQAPAGGQRLITHRQPVGPCLLITPWNFPLAMGTRKVGAAIAAGCTMVLKPSELTPLASMALARVLTEAGLPRGVLNVVTTTEAPALVAPVMADPRLRKVSFTGSTPVGKVLLRQAADNVLRTSMELGGNAALLVFDDADLEAAVEGTMVAKMRNMGQSCVAVNRVLVHRDVAADFTAALAGRMGSLTLGRGTDAGVEVGPLIDARQRSKVAELVRDAVGAGAGTLVGGTAPSRTGFFYEPTVLVDVPTSARIHREEVFGPVAAVTTFADEAEALRIANDTEFGLVGYVFTRDVSRAVRVAEGLETGMVGINQGLVSNPAGPFGGVKQSGLGREGGDEGVEEYLETKYMALAL, from the coding sequence CTGACCGAGGACCGGAGCGCGGGCGCGGCGAGGAGGGACGCGCTTGCGGCCGCCGAGAGCTCCGTGCTGGCAGAGGCCGGCACCGGCGCCTACATCGGCGGGTCATGGGTGGAGGCCGGCAGCGGCCGCACCCTGGAGGTCCTGGACCCCGCCACCGAGCGGGTGCTGGCCTCGGTCGCCGACGCCGGCCCGGCGGACGGCCTGGCCGCGCTGGACGCCGCCTGCGCGGCGCAGAGCGACTGGGCCGCCAGCCCGCCCCGGCAGCGGGCGGAGGTGCTGCGTGCCGCGTTCGAGCTGCTCACCGCCCGCGCGGAGGAGATGGCGCTGCTGATCACGCTCGAGATGGGCAAGCCGCTCGCGGAGTCCCGCGGCGAGGTGGCCTATGCCGCCGAGTTCCTGCGCTGGTTCGCCGAGCAGGCCGCGCACGTCGGCGGGACCTACCGCCAGGCGCCCGCCGGCGGGCAGCGGTTGATCACGCACCGGCAGCCGGTCGGACCGTGCCTGCTGATCACGCCGTGGAACTTCCCGCTGGCGATGGGCACCCGCAAGGTGGGTGCTGCGATCGCGGCCGGCTGCACCATGGTGCTCAAGCCCTCGGAGCTGACGCCGCTGGCGAGCATGGCGCTGGCCCGGGTGCTGACCGAGGCCGGCCTCCCACGGGGCGTGCTCAACGTGGTGACCACCACCGAGGCCCCCGCGCTGGTGGCGCCGGTGATGGCAGACCCGCGGCTGCGCAAGGTCTCCTTCACCGGGTCCACCCCCGTCGGCAAGGTGCTGCTGCGCCAGGCGGCGGACAACGTGCTGCGCACCTCGATGGAGCTCGGCGGCAACGCCGCGCTCCTCGTCTTCGACGACGCCGACCTCGAGGCCGCCGTCGAGGGCACGATGGTGGCCAAGATGCGCAACATGGGGCAGTCCTGCGTCGCGGTCAACCGCGTCCTGGTGCACCGCGACGTCGCTGCGGACTTCACCGCCGCGCTCGCCGGGCGGATGGGCTCGCTCACGCTGGGCCGGGGCACCGACGCCGGGGTGGAGGTGGGACCGCTGATCGACGCCCGCCAGCGCAGCAAGGTCGCGGAGCTGGTCCGGGACGCGGTGGGGGCGGGGGCCGGCACCCTGGTCGGGGGTACGGCGCCGTCACGCACCGGCTTCTTCTACGAGCCGACCGTGCTGGTCGACGTACCCACCTCCGCGCGGATCCACCGCGAGGAGGTGTTCGGACCCGTCGCCGCCGTCACCACGTTCGCCGACGAGGCCGAAGCGCTCCGGATCGCCAACGACACCGAGTTCGGCCTGGTCGGCTATGTGTTCACCCGGGACGTTTCGCGGGCGGTGCGCGTCGCGGAGGGGCTGGAGACCGGCATGGTCGGCATCAACCAGGGCCTGGTCAGCAACCCGGCCGGGCCGTTCGGCGGGGTCAAGCAGTCCGGCCTCGGCCGGGAGGGCGGCGACGAGGGCGTGGAGGAGTACCTGGAGACGAAGTACATGGCCCTCGCGCTGTGA
- a CDS encoding ChaB family protein, whose amino-acid sequence MPKKEDLPSTLQRSPEKAQRTWSEAHDSAVDSYGEGERAHRTAFSALKHGFEKVGDHWEPKEQRGPSDEQASKSGAPARRGGGGTAEGVDANASKSHLYEVAKKLDIPGRSRMDKDDLVEAIKKENGRRTRESRSS is encoded by the coding sequence ATGCCGAAGAAGGAAGACCTCCCCTCGACCCTGCAGCGGTCGCCGGAGAAGGCCCAGCGCACCTGGTCCGAGGCCCACGACTCCGCGGTGGACTCCTACGGAGAGGGCGAGCGCGCCCACCGCACCGCCTTCTCGGCCCTGAAGCACGGCTTCGAGAAGGTCGGGGACCACTGGGAGCCCAAGGAGCAGCGCGGCCCCTCCGACGAGCAGGCCTCGAAGTCCGGGGCCCCGGCGCGTCGGGGCGGCGGCGGGACGGCGGAGGGTGTCGACGCGAACGCGTCCAAGAGCCACCTCTACGAGGTCGCCAAGAAGCTCGACATCCCCGGCCGCTCACGCATGGACAAGGACGACCTGGTGGAGGCGATCAAGAAGGAGAACGGCCGCCGCACCCGGGAGAGCCGCTCCTCCTGA
- a CDS encoding ZIP family metal transporter has translation MLMAAWWGFVAGAALLVGAALATLLKIPIKVVGLTMAFGSGVLISALAFELTSEAFDRGGGTAVLAGLAAGSLVFWIGDWWVDQRGGHRRKNPTGTGGGSSSNGAGAGALVLGSLLDGIPESAAIGVSLIGGGSVGVAVVAAVFLSNVPEGLSASAGMKAAGHSHRYIFGVWALVTAMSALAAALGFGLLAGASPLVIAIIQAFAAGAILTMLADTMLPESVEHAGSLVGMVTVVGFAAAFLLSMA, from the coding sequence ATGCTCATGGCCGCGTGGTGGGGCTTCGTCGCCGGTGCGGCGCTGCTGGTCGGCGCCGCTCTGGCGACCCTGCTGAAGATCCCCATCAAGGTGGTGGGGCTGACGATGGCCTTCGGGTCCGGCGTGCTGATCAGCGCGCTGGCGTTCGAGCTGACCAGCGAGGCCTTCGACCGGGGAGGCGGCACCGCGGTGCTCGCCGGACTCGCCGCCGGGTCGCTGGTCTTCTGGATCGGAGACTGGTGGGTGGACCAGCGCGGCGGGCACCGTCGCAAGAACCCCACCGGCACCGGCGGCGGCTCGAGCAGCAACGGCGCGGGCGCCGGAGCCCTGGTGCTCGGCTCGCTGCTGGACGGCATCCCGGAGTCCGCGGCGATCGGCGTCAGCCTGATCGGTGGGGGCAGCGTCGGCGTCGCGGTGGTCGCCGCGGTCTTCCTCTCCAACGTGCCCGAGGGCCTCTCGGCCTCGGCCGGCATGAAGGCGGCCGGCCACTCGCACCGCTACATCTTCGGCGTCTGGGCGCTCGTGACCGCGATGTCGGCGCTCGCGGCCGCGCTCGGGTTCGGGCTGCTCGCCGGTGCATCGCCCCTCGTGATCGCGATCATCCAGGCGTTCGCCGCAGGCGCGATCCTGACGATGCTGGCCGACACCATGCTTCCCGAGTCGGTCGAGCACGCCGGCTCGCTCGTCGGCATGGTCACGGTGGTCGGCTTCGCCGCGGCCTTCCTGCTCTCCATGGCGTGA